The following is a genomic window from Theobroma cacao cultivar B97-61/B2 chromosome 10, Criollo_cocoa_genome_V2, whole genome shotgun sequence.
AATGGCCCtctcattaattataaatggaAATGACAAAGAGACTAATCTGAATTTTGTACCAACCGGCTTCTTGTCTTTGTTATGGCCGGTGCACGCTGCAAACCAGTACATCAAGTATGTGGGGGCCGTGTTCTACCCTCCGCCTATGTGACTGCAACATTTTGAGCAGCgttaaattcataaattcaCACATGTTCTAAACGTGCTAGCATTGCTCACATCAAAGCCAGGCTAGACAAGAAGCTGGTGCCATAACCCAGCCATAACAAATGTTGTGGACAACTAGATGTCAGTTTATGAATTAAGTAGTTGGCACATGTAGTTTCAGAGATGGATTTCtacaaaaataacaaaaccCTTTGCACCTACCGGTTTCTTGTCTAGCCTGGCTTTGATGTGAGCAATGCTAGCACGTTTAGACGTTTTGTTTAGCCTGGGTTCTTTTGATATTACTATAGTTTAGttgttaaaattaagaatgaaaatgaaaatgaaaaaaattaataatgatattttctaATATATTTAACCACATATTATATGTGTCCTTTTAGTATTACTATAGGTTATTTGTTGTGTAATTTTGTAAAGGGTACATATTATCTTATTCTATTCATTATAgtcaaaacatttttcaagTTATTCTAATAAATGCAAATGGCCCtctcattaattataaatggaaatgaaaaagagactAATCTGAGTGTTTGTTTAGCCTGACTTTTTTTTAGCTTATCTAccttttaaaaacaaaagtcaggccaaatataaattttgaaaagctcttaaaaaaaagtaacttttttttaaagaataaattttttaaaaaagagcTTTAGGAAAAGCTCCTatgaagaatttttttttctcttcttttaaaaatacaagaaaatttttatttttatttcaaaaataacctCATCTATTANagttttttcttttttttaaaaaaaaatacaagagaatttttatttttatttcaaaaataacctcatctattaaaaataattataatattatcctctaaaaaaaataccttttatgataattttaacaaaaaattataacttataaaaaaaaacttattaaaaagaaatttaccaaacaactttaacttaattttaaaaattattatttttcataagagcttcataataacttttaaattaaaaaaaaaactaggcCAAACATGTTCTGAATTTTGTACCAACCAGCTTCTTGTCTTTGTTATGGCTGGTGCACGTTGCAAACCAGTATATAAAGTATGTGGGGGCCGTGTTCTACCCTCCGCCTATGTGACTGCAACATTTTGAGCAGCGTTAAATTCATATGTTCACACATGTAGTTTCACATCTCTACTATCTTTGCTTTCCCCATCATACATCTGAACACCTTAAGGACCATATTCAATAGAAAGGGAGAGAACGCCACCTTTGCCTCAATCcactttttaattaaaatgttggTTCTTTTAGCGTGTCAAAAAGTAGAAGCAAACAACGATCAAAACAACAACATAACAGTGGACATGTGGCTTGTTTTGGGAGTTAAGGCACGAGTAGAGGTAGAAAATGGGAGTACGTAGGGGATGTGGATTCCAGACCTTTTAACTTATTTCTATCCTTTTTTTTGGCAAGTCATTGTCACGTGATAGTTTTTGGTCGAGGTGACCTATATTGTTTAGGTTTATATGATAAACTCGAAACAAGACAAAAGCTCGATAGTTATAGGATGCCATTGTCATGGTACCCTTTATGGACATAGAGACGAAGCGAAAATACAAgtgttaaagaaaattaaagcaTTAATAAGAATAGATAAGCAATCCGGATGAAGCTTTTCCAAGTGTAGAGAGATTTGTAGACTAaacatttttacttttcacgtaaattaagtaaaataattaataaatccATCCtttacatcaaaatttctaacaaTTCATACACTTATAACTGTATATgtttattaaaattcattagaaaagggaaaatgatGCGGACAACTAGATGTCAGTTTGTTGTGTAATTTTGTAAACGGAACATATTATCTTTTTCTATTcattttagtcaaaatattttacaagtaTTCTAATAAATGTAAATGGACCtctcattaattataaatgcagatgaaaaaaaagaataaataagaattttgTACCAACCGGCTTCTTGTCTTTGTTATGGCTGGTGCACGCTACAAACTAGTATATAAGTATGTGTCCGTGAAACTTTTCGAGCACAAGCAAAAGCAAACCAATAGCTAAGGTTTAGAGATTTGGTATCCAAAAGACACAAAACCATCATGGCTTCTAGTCAGTTTAAATCCGGTGTTCCAGTTTACACACAGTGCCAGCTTCAGAATCATGCTGGAAAAAAACAATATGTAACGCTGGATAGCCAGAAAGATTGGCATGGGAGTGGCGATCCCCAAAAAACGATTCAAGATCAAACGTCCGCTGACTTTAAGCACAACGCAGATTCCACAGGATCAATTGGAGGTGTTGCATTTGTTCTCAGTAATGAGATTAAGTGGGTTGTTGCATGGAGCAACAAAGAACAACAATCTAACCAGGTAttctattaatttatatattgatattttcataatatttcgtttttaatgtttatcttaattaaaaagTTCCAACTTTTGAGCATGTTCCAAATTCAATTGAAAATGAAACATTACAAAGACATCCATGACTGATGCTGCAACT
Proteins encoded in this region:
- the LOC18587165 gene encoding uncharacterized protein LOC18587165, yielding MASSQFKSGVPVYTQCQLQNHAGKKQYVTLDSQKDWHGSGDPQKTIQDQTSADFKHNADSTGSIGGVAFVLSNEIKWVVAWSNKEQQSNQVYTQILKGSDEVDWQQIKDNLDQSSHQSSDLGKLGYSSEAVIDKNNPAPSLKATLRPAA